One genomic segment of Acinetobacter oleivorans DR1 includes these proteins:
- a CDS encoding tartrate dehydrogenase, producing MAKRYKVATIAGDGIGLEVLPEGIKVVKAAAEKHGIELQLDAFDWASCDYYLEHGKMMPDDWFKTLQGYDAIYFGAVGWPDKVPDHISLWGSLLQFRRGFDQYVNLRPVRLMPGVKCPLVGKKPGDIDFYVVRENSEGEYSAIGGKAFEGTDREFVLQEAVFTRHGVDRILRYAFEFANQREAKKITAATKSNGIAVSMPYWDERVDAMAKQYPQIQADKQHVDILAARFVLQPERFDVVVASNLFGDILSDLGPACTGTIGLAASANLNPERKFPSLFEPVHGSAPDIYGKQIANPIAAIWSGAMMFEFFGEEDERCIQAGQDIMQAIENVLINGPKTADIGGQAKTYEVGDAIASCVAQIKMDVFAME from the coding sequence ATGGCAAAAAGATATAAAGTTGCCACGATTGCAGGCGATGGCATTGGTTTAGAAGTTCTACCAGAAGGCATTAAGGTTGTAAAGGCAGCAGCAGAAAAGCATGGCATTGAGCTTCAACTCGATGCTTTCGATTGGGCAAGCTGCGATTACTACCTTGAGCACGGCAAAATGATGCCGGATGACTGGTTTAAAACCTTGCAAGGTTACGATGCAATTTATTTTGGCGCTGTAGGCTGGCCAGATAAAGTGCCCGACCATATTTCACTTTGGGGTTCGCTACTTCAGTTCCGTCGTGGTTTTGACCAATATGTGAATTTACGTCCAGTGCGCTTAATGCCAGGTGTGAAATGTCCATTAGTAGGTAAAAAACCAGGCGACATCGATTTTTATGTGGTTCGTGAAAATAGTGAAGGGGAATACTCAGCTATTGGTGGTAAAGCTTTTGAAGGAACAGACCGTGAGTTTGTTTTACAAGAGGCTGTATTTACACGTCATGGTGTAGATCGAATTTTGCGTTATGCATTTGAGTTTGCAAATCAACGTGAAGCGAAAAAAATTACAGCAGCGACCAAATCAAATGGTATTGCGGTCAGCATGCCGTACTGGGATGAGCGCGTTGATGCGATGGCAAAACAGTATCCACAAATTCAGGCTGATAAACAGCATGTTGATATTTTAGCGGCGCGTTTTGTTTTACAACCTGAACGTTTTGATGTGGTTGTGGCATCCAATTTATTTGGCGACATTCTTTCCGATTTAGGCCCTGCATGTACAGGAACCATTGGTTTGGCTGCTTCGGCAAATTTAAATCCAGAAAGAAAATTTCCATCATTGTTTGAACCTGTACATGGTTCAGCACCAGATATTTACGGTAAACAAATTGCCAATCCAATCGCTGCGATTTGGTCGGGTGCCATGATGTTCGAATTCTTTGGTGAAGAAGATGAACGCTGCATTCAAGCAGGTCAGGACATTATGCAGGCGATTGAGAATGTCTTAATTAATGGGCCAAAAACAGCCGATATTGGTGGTCAGGCAAAAACTTATGAGGTAGGAGATGCAATTGCATCGTGTGTAGCCCAAATTAAAATGGACGTGTTCGCTATGGAATAA
- a CDS encoding porin, whose product MKRSLLFLGILSLTAGVQVSAADLSWGDPTLDSGQFKVSGAVRSRYLHKDYVVDANEGSQNDDWRLTDIKLVLGYENPDWIAGADARCYQYDRLCDAIFLKKAWVGYKLSDQQRITAGLQPVDFGFGEFWGSSYYETLLNTVGLEDIDNLGIKYKFADDKYNLTLGFYPTDGGNYKGTSKDSSRYSGNFVEADDLSTGTNIEEKNMWIARASRKFEIDKSQNFSTELGGSVWYSDLENKRTNIDGHRKSWNIFAQTQYQAWQWMFLAGKQDVTNGDDLFPNSSTIGAFDYPYQVANKGKYLVNEINYTFAQPFHQIENIKPYISHSRFFKDEDGYKDSERLIAGVYFNYKAIGIQGEYIMSKNDPMVGGSANGLAQGSSNDWDKLFYLSIGYYF is encoded by the coding sequence ATGAAAAGGTCATTATTATTTTTAGGGATTTTAAGTTTAACAGCGGGAGTTCAAGTTTCTGCGGCTGATTTGAGTTGGGGAGATCCAACTTTAGACTCGGGTCAATTTAAAGTTTCTGGCGCGGTACGCTCTCGCTATTTGCATAAAGATTATGTGGTTGATGCAAATGAAGGCTCTCAAAATGATGACTGGCGGCTAACTGATATTAAATTAGTGTTAGGTTATGAAAATCCAGATTGGATTGCAGGGGCGGATGCCCGTTGTTATCAATATGATCGCTTATGCGATGCAATTTTTCTAAAAAAAGCATGGGTAGGTTATAAGTTATCTGACCAGCAGAGAATCACGGCAGGTTTGCAACCCGTTGATTTTGGTTTTGGCGAATTTTGGGGAAGTAGTTATTACGAAACACTTTTAAATACAGTTGGTTTAGAAGATATCGATAATTTGGGTATCAAATATAAATTTGCAGATGATAAATATAATTTGACCTTGGGTTTCTATCCAACTGATGGTGGAAATTATAAGGGAACTTCAAAAGACTCAAGCCGTTACAGTGGTAATTTTGTTGAAGCTGATGATTTAAGTACAGGTACCAATATTGAAGAAAAAAATATGTGGATTGCCCGAGCATCTAGAAAATTTGAGATTGATAAGTCTCAAAATTTTTCGACTGAGCTAGGTGGGTCAGTTTGGTATTCTGACTTAGAAAATAAAAGAACAAATATAGATGGACACCGTAAATCTTGGAACATTTTTGCTCAAACGCAATATCAAGCATGGCAGTGGATGTTCTTGGCGGGTAAGCAAGATGTCACGAATGGCGACGATTTATTCCCTAATAGTTCAACGATTGGAGCATTTGATTATCCATATCAAGTCGCTAATAAAGGTAAGTATTTGGTCAATGAAATTAACTATACCTTTGCTCAGCCATTCCATCAGATTGAAAACATTAAACCTTATATCTCCCATAGTCGCTTTTTTAAAGACGAGGATGGCTATAAAGACTCTGAACGTTTAATTGCTGGGGTTTATTTTAATTACAAAGCCATAGGTATTCAGGGTGAATATATTATGAGCAAGAATGACCCAATGGTGGGAGGTAGTGCGAATGGTTTGGCACAAGGTAGTAGTAATGACTGGGATAAATTGTTTTATCTCTCAATTGGATATTATTTCTAA
- a CDS encoding alpha/beta hydrolase, whose protein sequence is MTTHEQTTYALSEEMQSLVYWSSIYSPADADIDSVRAAYDAMCRHYTLPRDGKIEVEDRFVANDEHQVPVRVYLPKTNRPESGWPCVLYLHGGGWMVGGLDSHEFITSYLCQDLNAVVISVDYRMAPEHRFPAAFEDCLAVYQWLKKHGSAWQINSENIVLAGDSAGGNLAAALAVELQHSGLQAQGLALVYPCLTTALDTPAAQKHAHAPLLTTEDMHFYLKEYAPNSQDWQDLRLAPLLATDFSDMPMSFVAVAEYDPLSDDGYLFTQKLEQAGIPSEFHLGKGLLHGSLRLMRDCPEVQQLYQNMLSAIRRMLSSVEKASI, encoded by the coding sequence ATGACTACACATGAACAGACCACTTATGCCTTAAGTGAAGAAATGCAAAGCCTTGTGTATTGGAGCAGCATTTATTCACCAGCAGATGCAGATATTGACTCAGTCCGTGCGGCCTATGACGCAATGTGTCGACACTACACTTTGCCACGTGATGGCAAGATTGAAGTAGAAGATCGCTTTGTTGCAAATGATGAGCATCAAGTTCCTGTTCGTGTGTATTTACCAAAAACAAATCGACCTGAGTCTGGTTGGCCATGTGTGTTGTATTTACATGGCGGCGGTTGGATGGTTGGTGGGCTCGATTCACATGAGTTTATTACCAGCTATTTGTGTCAGGACTTAAATGCAGTTGTCATTAGCGTAGATTACCGTATGGCACCAGAGCACCGCTTTCCGGCAGCTTTTGAAGATTGTTTAGCAGTTTATCAATGGCTTAAAAAGCATGGTTCAGCTTGGCAGATTAATAGTGAAAATATCGTTCTAGCAGGCGATAGTGCAGGCGGTAATTTGGCAGCAGCCCTTGCAGTTGAACTACAACATAGTGGTTTGCAAGCTCAAGGTCTAGCTTTGGTTTATCCATGTTTAACTACAGCGCTTGATACACCAGCCGCACAAAAGCATGCCCATGCGCCGTTGTTAACAACGGAAGATATGCATTTTTATTTAAAGGAATATGCACCTAACTCACAAGATTGGCAGGATTTACGTCTAGCGCCTTTATTGGCAACGGACTTTTCAGATATGCCTATGAGTTTCGTAGCGGTTGCAGAGTATGACCCTTTAAGTGATGACGGTTATCTCTTTACCCAAAAATTGGAACAAGCTGGGATTCCTAGTGAGTTCCATTTAGGCAAAGGATTATTACATGGCAGTTTACGTCTGATGCGTGACTGCCCAGAAGTACAACAGTTATATCAAAACATGCTGAGTGCGATACGCCGTATGTTGAGCAGTGTCGAAAAGGCATCAATTTAA
- the coaD gene encoding pantetheine-phosphate adenylyltransferase, protein MSKTRVIYPGTFDPITNGHVDLVTRASRMFDEVVVAIAIGHHKNPLFSLEERVELAQKSLSHLSNVEFVGFDGLLVNFFREQKATAVLRGLRAVSDFEYEFQLANMNRQLDPHFEAVFLTPSEQYSFISSTLIREIARLKGDVTKFVPQAVVEAFERKHQQGW, encoded by the coding sequence ATGTCTAAAACGCGTGTAATTTATCCTGGAACATTTGACCCCATCACGAATGGACACGTTGATTTAGTTACTAGAGCATCAAGAATGTTTGATGAGGTTGTAGTAGCAATTGCAATTGGACATCATAAAAACCCTTTGTTCAGTCTAGAAGAAAGAGTTGAACTGGCCCAAAAATCACTAAGCCACCTTTCAAATGTTGAATTTGTCGGCTTTGATGGTTTACTGGTTAATTTTTTCAGAGAGCAGAAGGCAACAGCAGTACTTCGTGGTTTAAGAGCGGTTTCTGATTTTGAATATGAATTTCAATTGGCTAATATGAACCGTCAACTTGATCCACATTTTGAAGCGGTGTTTTTAACACCATCTGAGCAGTATTCATTTATTTCTTCGACATTGATTCGGGAAATTGCTCGTTTAAAAGGGGATGTAACCAAGTTTGTTCCGCAAGCTGTGGTTGAGGCCTTTGAACGTAAACATCAACAAGGTTGGTAA
- a CDS encoding YfhL family 4Fe-4S dicluster ferredoxin, translated as MSLYITDECINCDVCEPVCPNEAIFMGEVIYEIHPDLCTECVGHHDQPQCQLFCPVDCIPKDPQHEETEEQLFDKYKKLIAQKSTSN; from the coding sequence GTGTCGTTATATATCACCGATGAATGCATAAACTGTGATGTTTGTGAACCAGTTTGCCCGAATGAAGCAATTTTTATGGGTGAGGTGATTTATGAAATTCATCCAGATTTGTGTACTGAGTGCGTTGGTCATCATGACCAACCGCAATGTCAGTTGTTTTGTCCTGTAGATTGTATTCCTAAAGATCCGCAGCATGAGGAAACAGAAGAACAGCTCTTCGACAAATATAAAAAATTAATTGCTCAAAAAAGCACGAGCAATTAG
- the cntA gene encoding carnitine monooxygenase subunit alpha: protein MSAVEKLPEDFCANPDVAWTFPKVFYTSSQVFEHEKEAIFAKSWICVAHGSELAQPNDYITRKVIGENIVIIRGKDSVLRAFYNVCPHRGHELLSGSGKAKNVITCPYHAWTFKLDGSLALARNCDHVESFDKENSSMVPLKVEEYAGFIFINMDENATCVEDQLPEFAERLNQACSVIKDLKLAARFVTETPANWKVIVDNYLECYHCGPAHPGFADSVQVDKYWHTTHQNWTLQYGFARSSEKSFKLDPSITDPEFHGFWTWPCTMFNVPPGSNFMTVIYEFPVDAETTLQHYDIYFTNEELTQDQKDLIEWYRNVFRPEDLNLVESVQRGLKSRGYRGQGRIMTDKQRSGISEHGIAYFQHLVAQHHK from the coding sequence ATGAGTGCAGTTGAAAAATTACCTGAAGATTTTTGCGCAAACCCAGATGTTGCATGGACTTTCCCTAAAGTTTTCTATACTTCATCGCAAGTTTTTGAGCATGAGAAAGAAGCAATCTTTGCTAAAAGCTGGATTTGTGTTGCACATGGCAGTGAGTTGGCACAACCGAATGACTATATTACCCGTAAAGTAATTGGTGAAAATATTGTCATCATTCGTGGTAAAGATAGCGTTTTACGTGCGTTTTATAATGTATGTCCGCATCGTGGTCACGAGCTTTTAAGTGGCAGTGGTAAAGCAAAAAATGTAATTACCTGCCCATACCATGCTTGGACTTTCAAGCTAGACGGTAGCTTGGCTTTGGCACGTAACTGTGACCATGTTGAATCTTTCGATAAAGAAAACTCAAGCATGGTGCCTTTAAAAGTTGAGGAATATGCTGGCTTTATTTTCATTAATATGGATGAAAATGCGACTTGCGTAGAAGACCAGCTTCCAGAATTTGCTGAGCGTTTAAATCAAGCATGTAGCGTGATTAAAGATTTGAAACTGGCGGCACGTTTTGTGACAGAAACGCCAGCAAACTGGAAAGTAATTGTTGATAACTATCTAGAGTGCTATCACTGTGGGCCTGCACATCCTGGTTTTGCTGACTCAGTACAAGTTGATAAATATTGGCATACCACACATCAAAACTGGACTTTACAGTATGGTTTTGCTCGCTCATCTGAGAAGTCATTTAAGCTTGATCCATCAATAACAGATCCTGAGTTTCATGGTTTCTGGACTTGGCCTTGTACTATGTTCAACGTACCACCAGGCAGCAATTTCATGACGGTGATCTATGAGTTCCCAGTTGATGCAGAAACGACTTTGCAGCACTACGATATTTACTTCACGAACGAAGAACTCACTCAAGATCAGAAAGACTTAATTGAGTGGTATCGCAATGTATTCCGCCCTGAAGATTTGAACTTGGTCGAAAGCGTACAACGTGGTTTGAAATCACGTGGTTATCGTGGTCAAGGCCGTATCATGACTGACAAGCAACGCTCAGGAATTAGTGAGCATGGTATTGCTTATTTCCAGCATCTAGTGGCGCAGCATCACAAATAA
- a CDS encoding LysR family transcriptional regulator, with protein MNNLPNLSDLKVFCTVAKLKSFVESAEELGTSPAFISKRINILENTLSCKLFHRSTRHVSLTEDGKLILERVSNILEEFDEVCELVNNPLSTPTGRMDIISSFGFGRKHIAPILSKLMMLYPKLQIHFDTIDNTKDLIQHSIDLDIRIGNEIAPNMIAKKLASNFRILCAAPSYLLKHGVPDSIEDLQTHDCLTISERDQSSVLWKFRHTSEDVSVHVKPRFVSNNGEIIHQLAIEGHGIIFRSIWDVADELITGQLQHILPEYWQDADIWAVYPSRLKSSSKLQTCILFIQNELLNRLQHVQNLSRGQLVSPAVKREPPPEKVFL; from the coding sequence GTGAACAATCTACCTAACCTATCGGATTTAAAGGTTTTTTGCACAGTCGCCAAACTGAAAAGTTTTGTCGAATCTGCTGAGGAACTTGGGACATCGCCAGCTTTTATTAGCAAGCGAATTAATATTTTAGAAAACACGTTGAGCTGCAAACTTTTTCATCGCAGCACACGTCATGTCAGCCTGACGGAAGATGGCAAACTTATTCTTGAAAGAGTTTCGAATATTCTTGAAGAATTTGATGAAGTCTGTGAACTGGTCAATAACCCGCTCAGTACGCCCACAGGCCGTATGGATATTATTAGTAGCTTTGGTTTTGGCAGAAAGCATATCGCACCAATTCTGTCTAAATTAATGATGCTTTATCCAAAGCTTCAAATTCATTTTGATACCATCGACAATACTAAAGACCTGATTCAACACAGTATTGATTTAGATATTAGAATTGGTAATGAAATTGCGCCAAATATGATTGCAAAGAAGTTAGCATCTAATTTCCGTATTTTGTGTGCAGCACCGAGCTATTTACTTAAACACGGCGTACCAGACAGCATTGAAGACTTGCAAACACATGATTGTTTGACGATTAGTGAGCGTGATCAATCGTCTGTGCTATGGAAATTTCGACATACTTCTGAAGATGTCTCGGTTCATGTCAAACCACGCTTTGTTTCTAATAACGGCGAAATTATTCATCAGCTTGCCATAGAAGGCCACGGTATTATTTTCCGATCAATTTGGGATGTTGCAGACGAATTGATTACAGGCCAACTCCAGCACATTTTGCCTGAATATTGGCAAGATGCAGACATCTGGGCAGTTTATCCATCGCGACTCAAAAGCTCGTCTAAATTACAAACTTGCATTTTGTTCATTCAAAATGAATTACTTAATCGATTGCAGCACGTGCAAAACTTAAGCCGAGGCCAACTCGTTTCACCTGCAGTCAAACGTGAACCTCCGCCTGAAAAAGTCTTTCTATAA
- the cntB gene encoding carnitine monooxygenase, reductase subunit CntB, giving the protein MASHYEMFPAVVTHVEQLTPLIKRFTFKRQDGQNFPRFSGGSHIIVKMNEQLSNAYSLMSCTQDLSTYQVCVRKDVEGKGGSVFMHDQCNEGCEIQISEPKNLFPLAETGNKHILIAGGIGITPFLPQMDELAVRGAEFELHYAYRSPEHAALLDELKQKHPDHVFSYVDSEGCALNLDELISSQPKGTHVYVCGPKPMIDAVIDCCNKHRYRDEYIHWEQFASTVPEDGEAFTVVLAKSNQEIEVQSNQTILQAIETLNIDVECLCREGVCGTCETAILEGEAEHFDQYLSDAEKASQKSMMICVSRAKGKKLVLDL; this is encoded by the coding sequence ATGGCTAGTCATTATGAAATGTTCCCGGCAGTTGTTACTCATGTGGAACAGCTAACCCCTTTAATCAAACGGTTCACGTTCAAACGTCAAGATGGGCAGAACTTTCCTCGATTTAGTGGGGGAAGCCATATTATTGTCAAAATGAATGAGCAACTTTCAAATGCTTACTCATTGATGAGCTGTACGCAAGACCTATCTACTTACCAAGTCTGTGTTCGTAAAGATGTGGAAGGTAAGGGCGGTTCGGTTTTTATGCATGATCAATGTAATGAAGGCTGTGAAATTCAGATTTCAGAACCAAAAAATTTATTTCCATTAGCGGAAACAGGCAATAAACATATTTTAATCGCAGGTGGTATTGGTATTACACCATTCTTGCCACAAATGGATGAGCTTGCAGTACGCGGTGCTGAATTTGAGCTACATTATGCCTACCGTTCACCTGAACACGCGGCTTTATTAGATGAGTTAAAACAGAAACATCCTGATCATGTGTTTAGTTATGTTGACTCAGAAGGTTGCGCATTAAATTTGGATGAACTGATTTCATCACAACCTAAAGGCACGCATGTCTATGTCTGTGGACCGAAACCCATGATTGATGCTGTGATTGATTGCTGTAATAAGCATCGTTACCGCGATGAGTATATCCACTGGGAACAATTTGCTTCAACAGTTCCAGAAGATGGAGAAGCGTTTACGGTAGTACTTGCTAAGTCTAATCAGGAAATTGAAGTACAAAGTAATCAGACAATTTTACAAGCCATCGAAACATTAAATATTGATGTGGAATGCTTATGTCGTGAAGGGGTTTGCGGCACATGTGAAACTGCTATTTTAGAAGGTGAAGCAGAGCATTTTGATCAATACTTAAGTGATGCAGAAAAGGCTTCACAAAAGAGCATGATGATTTGTGTATCGCGAGCAAAAGGAAAAAAACTGGTATTAGATCTCTAA
- a CDS encoding NAD-dependent succinate-semialdehyde dehydrogenase: protein MSSLQSTELFQQQAYINGQWLAAQSNATVPVTNPATGEEIGTIPNMGAAEATQAVEAAYTALQSWKALTAQNRADILLAWYKLVLDHIDELALIMTIEQGKPLAEAKGEVRYAASFIQWFAEEGKRIYGDVIPTVNNQQRFIISKEPVGVVAAITPWNFPIAMITRKAAPALAAGCTVVIKPANETPYCALAIAKLAEKAGIPAGVINVVTGKSQEIGSVFTSHEKVKKLTFTGSTPVGRLLMQQCSSTIKKLALELGGNAPLIVFDDADLDKAVQGAIFAKFRNAGQTCVCANRIYVHDNIYQAFAEKFVQEVQKFKVGNGLEDGVQIGPLINEKAVLKAQQLIDDAVSKGAKVACGGKQHALGKTFYEPSVLTNVDRTMEIVQEEIFGPVAPLIRFTDEVDVVAQANDTIFGLAAYVYSENISRLWRVSEQLEYGMVGMNATAISNEVVPFGGVKQSGVGREGSKYGLEEFMTIKYMCLGL from the coding sequence ATGTCGAGTTTACAAAGCACTGAATTATTTCAGCAACAAGCCTATATTAACGGGCAATGGTTAGCTGCACAGTCAAATGCAACGGTTCCAGTGACTAACCCAGCAACAGGCGAAGAAATTGGCACAATTCCAAATATGGGAGCGGCTGAAGCTACACAGGCGGTTGAAGCTGCTTATACTGCTTTACAAAGTTGGAAGGCTTTAACTGCTCAAAACCGTGCAGATATTTTATTAGCTTGGTACAAACTGGTTCTCGATCATATCGATGAACTTGCTTTAATTATGACCATTGAACAAGGAAAACCTCTGGCAGAAGCGAAAGGTGAGGTGCGTTATGCTGCCTCATTTATTCAATGGTTTGCCGAAGAAGGTAAGCGTATTTATGGTGATGTGATTCCAACTGTAAATAACCAGCAGCGTTTTATTATTAGTAAAGAACCTGTGGGTGTGGTGGCTGCGATTACGCCATGGAATTTCCCAATTGCCATGATTACTCGTAAAGCAGCACCAGCTTTAGCAGCTGGATGTACGGTCGTGATTAAGCCAGCGAATGAAACGCCTTATTGTGCTTTAGCGATTGCAAAGCTTGCGGAAAAAGCAGGTATTCCGGCTGGTGTGATTAACGTCGTTACAGGTAAATCACAAGAAATTGGTTCGGTATTTACTTCACATGAAAAAGTGAAAAAATTGACCTTTACTGGCTCAACTCCAGTAGGACGCCTACTGATGCAGCAGTGCTCAAGTACCATTAAAAAATTGGCGCTTGAGTTAGGCGGTAATGCTCCTCTGATTGTGTTTGATGACGCCGATTTAGATAAAGCTGTACAAGGTGCGATTTTTGCCAAGTTCCGTAATGCAGGCCAGACCTGTGTTTGTGCTAACCGTATTTATGTGCATGACAATATTTATCAAGCTTTTGCCGAGAAGTTTGTTCAAGAAGTACAAAAGTTTAAAGTCGGTAATGGTTTGGAAGACGGCGTACAAATTGGCCCATTAATTAATGAAAAAGCGGTGTTAAAAGCACAGCAGTTGATTGATGATGCAGTGAGTAAAGGTGCTAAGGTTGCTTGCGGTGGTAAACAACATGCTTTAGGAAAAACCTTTTATGAGCCATCAGTTCTAACGAACGTTGACCGTACAATGGAAATTGTCCAAGAAGAAATTTTTGGTCCAGTTGCGCCGCTCATTCGCTTTACAGATGAAGTTGATGTTGTTGCTCAGGCCAATGACACGATCTTCGGTTTGGCTGCTTATGTTTATAGCGAAAATATTTCACGTTTATGGCGAGTATCAGAACAGCTTGAATATGGAATGGTCGGTATGAATGCCACAGCAATTTCAAATGAAGTTGTACCATTTGGTGGTGTAAAACAATCAGGTGTTGGGCGTGAAGGCTCAAAGTATGGTCTTGAAGAGTTCATGACTATTAAATACATGTGTTTAGGGCTTTAA
- the smpB gene encoding SsrA-binding protein SmpB encodes MAKATVVKKHNGGTIAQNKRARHDYFIEEKFEAGMSLQGWEVKSLRAGRMTLTESYVIFKNGEAFLLGSQIQPLLSASTHVVPEATRTRKLLLSRRQLEHLMGAVNQKGYSCVPLACYWKGHLVKLEIALVKGKQLHDKRATEKDRDWQRDKARIFHK; translated from the coding sequence ATGGCGAAAGCAACAGTAGTAAAGAAACATAATGGCGGAACAATCGCACAAAATAAGCGTGCCCGTCATGATTATTTTATCGAAGAAAAATTTGAAGCAGGCATGTCACTTCAAGGTTGGGAAGTAAAATCCTTACGTGCTGGGCGTATGACTTTGACGGAAAGTTATGTCATTTTCAAAAATGGCGAAGCATTTTTACTTGGTTCACAAATTCAGCCTTTATTATCGGCTTCGACCCATGTTGTACCTGAGGCAACACGTACCCGTAAACTATTGCTCTCCCGACGTCAGCTTGAACATCTAATGGGTGCAGTTAACCAGAAAGGCTACTCATGTGTTCCTTTAGCGTGTTATTGGAAAGGTCATTTAGTCAAACTGGAGATTGCACTTGTGAAGGGTAAACAGCTTCATGACAAACGTGCAACCGAAAAAGACCGTGACTGGCAACGTGATAAAGCTCGTATATTTCATAAGTAA
- a CDS encoding BCCT family carnitine transporter — protein sequence MDMDNQNTKIYTDKVLAVTSLLFVFISVAGLAIYSQESIKIAATWMQWTTSVFTTPVLLFAFLAIIFTFGLAFSKYGKIKLGEGKPQYTTMSWIFMFILSGIGSSTLYWGFLDWAYYYQTPGLSLPPESAEALKYSVAYSFFHSGLSAWAIYALASISLCYSYHVRKNKGLSLASVIEAVTGFKSTGVVGRLVDLMFLLCMFGALTISLVLTAVTFTNILSQLTGIPNTFMTKVIIILGVSVVFALSSYVGMDKGMQRLSHLVCLGVVLFAIYVLCFGPTQFILNNSLMSFGLMATNFVDMSLFTDPMGDGKFTREWTVFYWLWWISYAPGVALFVTRVSKGRTIKEVIFAMVIGGSVGLWFIFGVFENYSVYSFIHGAVNVPQILSQQGGEVAIGQLLSLLPAGKLMMWIFLGIMVVFLAAHMDAVGYAVSATCTRGLSEGQDPSPNARLFWCVMLTLVPIAMIFSKAPLDTMKTATIVTALPFIVIILIQTYGLVKWLIQDYAKVPSHLIEQQGYDDQEIGLNQSQDEHAKRMQLELASSIKLDRKTS from the coding sequence ATGGATATGGATAATCAAAACACAAAAATTTATACGGATAAAGTTCTTGCCGTAACCAGTTTACTGTTTGTATTTATTTCAGTTGCTGGTTTGGCAATTTATTCGCAAGAGTCGATCAAGATTGCTGCAACATGGATGCAGTGGACGACATCGGTATTTACAACACCAGTATTACTGTTTGCTTTTTTAGCCATCATTTTTACTTTTGGTTTGGCCTTTAGTAAATATGGAAAAATCAAACTAGGTGAAGGGAAACCTCAATACACCACGATGTCATGGATTTTTATGTTCATCTTGTCAGGTATTGGGTCTTCTACACTGTACTGGGGCTTCTTGGACTGGGCTTACTATTATCAAACTCCGGGTTTGAGCTTACCGCCTGAGTCAGCAGAAGCATTGAAATATAGTGTGGCTTACTCGTTTTTTCATTCAGGTTTAAGTGCTTGGGCAATTTATGCATTGGCATCAATTTCTTTGTGCTACAGCTACCATGTGCGAAAAAACAAAGGATTAAGTTTGGCTTCCGTGATTGAGGCTGTAACAGGCTTTAAATCAACTGGCGTGGTTGGGCGTTTAGTCGACCTCATGTTCTTGCTTTGCATGTTTGGTGCTTTGACGATTTCGTTGGTACTCACCGCCGTGACATTTACCAATATTTTGTCTCAACTCACTGGTATCCCAAATACTTTTATGACCAAGGTCATCATTATTTTGGGTGTCTCGGTTGTGTTTGCTCTTAGTTCTTACGTTGGTATGGACAAAGGTATGCAGCGTTTAAGCCATTTGGTGTGCTTGGGTGTTGTGTTATTTGCAATTTATGTACTTTGCTTTGGTCCGACCCAATTCATTTTGAATAATTCATTAATGAGTTTTGGATTAATGGCAACCAACTTCGTTGATATGAGTTTGTTTACCGACCCAATGGGCGATGGCAAGTTTACTCGTGAATGGACTGTATTTTACTGGTTGTGGTGGATTTCATATGCACCGGGTGTGGCACTCTTTGTAACGCGTGTTTCTAAAGGTCGTACGATTAAAGAAGTGATCTTTGCCATGGTAATTGGTGGTAGTGTCGGTCTTTGGTTCATCTTTGGTGTGTTTGAAAACTACAGCGTCTATAGCTTTATCCATGGGGCTGTAAATGTACCGCAAATCTTAAGCCAACAAGGTGGTGAGGTTGCGATTGGTCAATTGCTCAGTCTGTTACCTGCTGGAAAACTAATGATGTGGATTTTCCTCGGCATTATGGTGGTGTTCTTGGCAGCACACATGGATGCGGTAGGCTATGCGGTTTCAGCAACATGTACACGTGGTTTAAGTGAAGGGCAAGATCCATCGCCAAATGCTCGTTTGTTCTGGTGTGTCATGCTGACTTTAGTTCCAATTGCCATGATCTTTAGTAAAGCGCCTTTGGACACAATGAAAACAGCAACCATTGTGACGGCTTTACCATTCATTGTGATTATTCTGATTCAAACCTATGGCTTAGTGAAATGGTTGATTCAAGATTATGCCAAAGTCCCATCGCATTTAATTGAGCAACAAGGTTATGATGATCAGGAAATTGGTTTAAACCAGTCTCAAGATGAACATGCAAAACGGATGCAGCTTGAGCTTGCAAGCTCAATCAAACTGGATAGAAAAACCAGCTAG